One window from the genome of Halostella litorea encodes:
- a CDS encoding CinA family protein: MSDAIAERFGDALREAGHTVATAESCTGGLVGGRITAVPGASDYYHGTVVAYDNDLKRRLLGVSREALDERGAVSAQVARELARGVRDHADVTWGLSTTGVAGPTGGTEEHPVGTVYIGIAYAGAWGTETSYATATRHEFDGDRAAVREATVDRALGDLLAELEG, encoded by the coding sequence ATGAGCGACGCTATCGCGGAGCGGTTCGGCGACGCCCTGCGCGAGGCCGGCCACACCGTGGCCACGGCTGAGTCCTGTACCGGCGGCCTCGTGGGCGGACGGATCACCGCGGTCCCGGGGGCGAGCGACTACTACCACGGGACGGTCGTGGCGTACGACAACGACCTGAAGCGCCGCCTGCTCGGCGTCTCCCGGGAGGCGCTGGACGAGCGCGGCGCGGTGAGCGCGCAGGTGGCCCGCGAACTGGCCCGTGGGGTCCGCGACCACGCGGACGTGACGTGGGGCCTCTCAACGACCGGCGTCGCCGGGCCGACGGGCGGCACCGAGGAGCACCCGGTCGGCACCGTCTACATCGGCATCGCCTACGCCGGGGCGTGGGGCACTGAAACGTCGTACGCGACCGCCACCCGCCACGAGTTCGACGGCGACCGGGCCGCGGTCCGGGAGGCGACGGTCGACCGCGCGCTGGGCGACCTCCTGGCCGAACTGGAGGGGTAG